A stretch of the Chanos chanos chromosome 1, fChaCha1.1, whole genome shotgun sequence genome encodes the following:
- the tgfb3 gene encoding transforming growth factor beta-3 proprotein — MHLGKALLFFFLLNNVTMTLSLSTCTTVDIDHIKKKRVEAIRGQILSKLRLTSPPQALSPSQVPYQVLALYNSTKELIEELGRDRQQTCGQDNTETEYYAKEIHKFNMLQGLPENNDLPYCPKGITSKVFRFNVSTMEKNATNLFRAEFRALRVPNSSAKRNEQRIELYQIIRKDEHIANQRYIGGKNVLTKGTPEWVSFDVTETVREWLMYRESNLGLEVSVHCPCHTFNPNGDIIENVNEVLEVKFKGMDGDYEEQQIRWDQGRLKKQKEQLFPHLILMMLPPHRLDVPPTSRRRKRALDTNYCFSNYEENCCVRRLYIDFRQDLGWRWIHEPKGYHANFCSGPCPYLRSADTTHSSLLSLYNTLNPEASASPCCVPQDLEPLTILYYVGRTPKVEQLSNMIVKSCKCS, encoded by the exons ATGCATCTGGGCAaagcacttttgtttttctttcttttgaacaaCGTGACCATGACTTTGTCACTATCTACTTGCACCACTGTGGACATTGAccacataaagaaaaagagagtggaggCGATCCGGGGACAGATACTTAGTAAGCTGAGACTAACCAGTCCTCCCCAAGCACTCAGTCCCAGTCAGGTACCCTACCAGGTGCTTGCGCTTTATAACAGTACAAAAGAATTGATCGAGGAACTGGGCCGAGACCGACAGCAAACCTGCGGCCAAGATAACACGGAGACTGAATACTACGCTAAAGAAATACACAAATTCAATATGCTACAAGGACTCCCAGAAAACA ATGATTTACCCTACTGTCCCAAGGGCATCACCTCGAAAGTCTTTCGTTTCAACGTCTCCACCATGGAGAAGAATGCCACCAACCTCTTCCGAGCAGAGTTCCGCGCACTGCGTGTTCCCAATTCTAGTGCTAAAAGGAATGAACAACGCATTGAACTCTATCAA ATCATTCGGAAAGATGAACACATAGCCAACCAGCGCTACATCGGGGGCAAAAACGTCCTGACTAAGGGAACACCAGAGTGGGTTTCATTTGACGTTactgaaacagtgagagaatgGCTCATGTACAGAG AGTCCAACCTTGGCCTGGAGGTTAGCGTGCACTGTCCGTGTCACACATTCAACCCCAATGGTGACATCATTGAAAATGTCAATGAAGTATTGGAGGTCAAGTTTAAAG GCATGGACGGAGACTACGAAGAGCAGCAAATCCGTTGGGATCAGGGTCGTCTGAAGAAGCAAAAGGAACAACTCTTTCCCCATCTCATTCTTATGATGCTGCCGCCCCATCGCCTGGACGTCCCGCCAACCTCAAGGCGACGCAAACGTGCACTAGACACCAACTACTGCTTCTC GAACTATGAGGAGAACTGCTGTGTACGACGTCTCTATATTGACTTCCGTCAGGATCTTGGCTGGCGATGGATCCATGAACCCAAAGGATACCATGCCAATTTCTGCTCAGGACCCTGTCCTTACCTACGGAGCGCTGATACCACGCACAGCTCG cTGCTGAGTCTGTACAACACTCTGAACCCTGAGGCTTCTGCCTCTCCTTGCTGTGTGCCCCAGGACCTGGAACCTCTCACCATCCTATACTACGTGGGCCGAACACCCAAAGTGGAGCAGCTCTCCAACATGATTGTCAAATCATGCAAGTGTAGCTGA